A genomic segment from Peribacillus sp. ACCC06369 encodes:
- a CDS encoding amidase, whose protein sequence is MEATYKDEILQWDLFKLSNAIYNKQISPVEVTGHIIERISQVNPKINAYITVLEDQAIKDAKQAEKEVTMGNWRGPLHGIPIGVKDMIYTKNIKTTMGSELFKNFLPDYNATVVEKLKRAGAIIIGKQNTHEFAYGPTGDRSYFGPVRNPYDLSKMTGGSSSGSAAAVASALCYGALGTDTGGSVRIPSSICGIVGMKPTFGRVSKYGLYPTSWTLDHIGPMTRCVKDNAILLNVLSEYDSQDYYSIKTTKEDFTRLLNKGIKGSVIGIPSSFFFERVESEVKNQVFQAIEVFKSLGAEVRPVNIPQIQKISLAHQMIVKCEAYTIHESPLDNSPELYDTEVKERLLSGSIPKALEYVKALQMKQVAIHEFNQVLEKVDVILFPTVSVLPPDIEQREVTIDGHPEHVRSAINRLNGPTNLNGFPSLQIPCGFSSSGIPIGLQLIGKQLDEANLYRFAHSFEQEVSLPTVKMNI, encoded by the coding sequence GTGGAAGCAACTTATAAAGATGAGATACTCCAATGGGACTTATTCAAATTGTCCAATGCAATCTACAACAAACAAATCTCGCCAGTTGAAGTAACGGGGCACATCATCGAACGAATTTCTCAAGTTAATCCAAAAATAAATGCCTATATTACTGTATTAGAAGATCAAGCGATAAAGGATGCGAAGCAAGCCGAGAAAGAAGTCACTATGGGGAATTGGAGAGGACCCCTTCACGGCATTCCAATAGGTGTGAAGGATATGATATATACTAAAAACATTAAAACAACGATGGGTTCGGAATTGTTTAAGAATTTTTTACCGGATTACAATGCCACAGTTGTTGAAAAATTAAAGCGGGCTGGTGCCATAATCATCGGAAAACAAAATACACATGAATTTGCCTATGGTCCTACTGGCGACCGTTCCTATTTTGGTCCTGTAAGAAATCCATATGATTTGTCAAAAATGACGGGTGGTTCTAGCAGTGGATCTGCTGCAGCTGTTGCGTCAGCATTATGTTACGGAGCTTTGGGTACTGATACAGGCGGATCGGTAAGAATCCCCTCTTCAATATGCGGGATTGTTGGGATGAAACCAACTTTTGGACGGGTTAGCAAATACGGGTTATATCCGACTAGCTGGACGCTGGATCATATAGGGCCAATGACAAGATGTGTAAAAGACAACGCGATTCTCTTAAACGTGTTGTCAGAGTATGATAGCCAAGATTATTATTCTATCAAAACAACAAAGGAAGACTTCACTAGGCTATTAAATAAAGGAATAAAAGGAAGTGTAATCGGCATTCCTTCATCCTTCTTTTTTGAGAGAGTCGAATCAGAAGTAAAGAATCAGGTCTTCCAAGCGATTGAAGTTTTTAAAAGCCTCGGTGCAGAAGTTCGTCCAGTGAATATACCTCAGATACAGAAAATATCTTTGGCACATCAAATGATAGTTAAATGTGAGGCATATACCATTCATGAATCACCGCTTGACAACTCCCCGGAGTTGTATGACACGGAAGTAAAAGAACGATTATTAAGCGGCTCAATACCAAAAGCATTGGAGTATGTTAAAGCCTTACAGATGAAACAGGTGGCTATTCATGAATTTAACCAGGTGCTTGAAAAGGTAGATGTCATATTATTTCCGACAGTATCCGTTTTGCCTCCCGATATCGAACAACGAGAAGTAACGATTGACGGCCATCCGGAACATGTCCGCTCCGCAATCAATCGTCTTAACGGTCCAACAAATTTAAACGGTTTTCCAAGTTTACAAATTCCTTGCGGCTTTTCATCGTCAGGCATACCAATTGGCCTTCAGTTAATCGGAAAACAGTTGGATGAAGCTAATCTGTATCGTTTCGCTCATTCATTTGAGCAAGAAGTCTCCCTCCCAACAGTAAAAATGAATATATAG
- a CDS encoding GntR family transcriptional regulator, with the protein MKKTIALKIAEEITARIGKRILNPGEHLIETAIADEFQTSRAPVREALLMLERDRLVQRIPHHGVVVRRFTRNDIHELYDVIYRLEEISMEKAIARVSQEDIKNLEEVVDKQIQAVKDHNIEEYYDLNEQFHNFIFSIAGNTVLSETYSSLRRSAKPFRMLSMAQGSNLSSSLDEHKKQVKALAGKDVSEGKLAIHEQEIRSLQSLDILFPE; encoded by the coding sequence GTGAAAAAAACAATAGCCTTAAAGATAGCAGAAGAAATTACTGCAAGAATTGGAAAGCGTATTTTAAATCCGGGTGAACATCTCATTGAGACTGCTATAGCTGATGAATTTCAAACTAGTCGAGCTCCTGTTCGAGAAGCTTTATTAATGTTAGAGCGTGACCGGCTAGTTCAACGTATCCCGCATCATGGTGTCGTAGTTAGACGGTTTACTAGAAACGATATTCATGAGCTATATGATGTTATTTACCGCCTTGAAGAAATTTCAATGGAAAAGGCGATTGCTAGGGTTAGTCAAGAAGATATAAAAAACCTAGAAGAAGTAGTTGATAAACAGATTCAGGCTGTAAAGGATCATAACATTGAGGAATACTATGATTTAAACGAACAATTTCATAACTTTATATTTTCCATTGCTGGAAACACAGTATTGAGTGAAACGTATTCTTCACTTAGGCGGTCAGCTAAGCCTTTCAGGATGTTATCGATGGCTCAAGGAAGTAATCTGAGTTCATCGTTAGACGAGCATAAAAAACAAGTTAAAGCTCTGGCAGGCAAAGATGTAAGTGAAGGGAAGCTTGCTATACATGAGCAAGAAATTCGTTCACTCCAATCGTTAGACATACTATTTCCAGAATAG
- a CDS encoding DASS family sodium-coupled anion symporter, which yields MNSPKMKISAKPSQSLSIKIPKVLTLTLGLIIMIVVYVILPQEYTESARIMLAFLALSVFYWTFEPIPIGLTALILLVFMLVFGVVSTEVVYSGFASPAIFLIIGGMMLARAVNDTPLAERIAYIFLAKWGGTAKGLLASILVIPQIQSFFIPAAAVRTALLLPVALMSLDTIGERGKGNLTKLILLGVAFGSTISGTAVMTAAIGNILTVELLKEFLEIKITYLQWFFYTFPIWIALIPIAWYVLLKSFPLTDEEKNFPHVKKEIENKLADLGKVNNEEKRCIGILLLIVALWFTEPWHGLHPSVPALIGVVLMTLPGIGCTKWDHIIKINFDTVLLMGVTLSLGYAFNKSGAATLVGKSLSTEWIIDLLRSPVLAVITILVLTQILHIAVANVSTAVVTLIPIFIGLATQAGADAVLICLTASLACLHGYILVVEATPNIIVHSSGRIQQKEFFIPGVKLTIWMSIITLVTAVTWWNWVGLL from the coding sequence ATGAATTCACCAAAAATGAAAATTTCGGCGAAACCGTCACAGTCTTTGTCTATTAAAATTCCTAAAGTGCTTACTCTCACTTTAGGTCTGATTATTATGATTGTTGTCTACGTTATTCTTCCGCAGGAGTATACAGAGTCAGCAAGAATCATGTTAGCCTTTCTTGCACTTAGTGTATTTTATTGGACGTTTGAACCTATACCAATTGGGTTAACAGCACTAATCTTACTGGTTTTTATGCTCGTGTTCGGTGTGGTTTCTACAGAAGTGGTTTACAGTGGCTTTGCCTCCCCCGCTATTTTTCTTATTATCGGTGGAATGATGTTGGCACGGGCTGTCAATGATACTCCTCTTGCCGAAAGAATTGCCTATATATTTTTGGCAAAATGGGGTGGTACAGCTAAGGGCCTATTAGCAAGCATTCTAGTCATACCGCAAATTCAATCGTTTTTTATACCAGCTGCCGCTGTTAGAACCGCTTTGCTCCTTCCTGTTGCATTAATGTCACTTGATACGATTGGAGAACGAGGAAAAGGTAACCTTACAAAACTGATCTTGCTGGGTGTCGCGTTCGGTTCCACTATTAGTGGAACAGCTGTCATGACAGCAGCTATTGGAAATATATTGACCGTTGAGTTATTAAAAGAATTTCTCGAAATAAAGATTACCTATCTTCAATGGTTTTTTTACACGTTTCCTATATGGATTGCCCTTATTCCTATAGCTTGGTATGTATTATTAAAAAGTTTCCCATTAACAGATGAAGAAAAAAACTTTCCCCATGTAAAAAAGGAAATAGAAAATAAACTTGCTGACCTTGGTAAAGTAAACAACGAGGAAAAAAGATGTATTGGTATATTACTATTAATTGTGGCACTTTGGTTTACAGAGCCCTGGCATGGTCTACATCCTAGTGTCCCAGCGCTTATAGGGGTCGTATTAATGACACTTCCAGGTATTGGGTGTACAAAGTGGGATCATATAATCAAAATTAATTTTGATACGGTTCTCTTAATGGGGGTAACGTTATCACTTGGTTATGCCTTTAATAAATCCGGAGCTGCTACTCTTGTCGGTAAAAGTTTAAGTACAGAGTGGATTATTGACCTCCTGCGTTCTCCTGTATTGGCGGTGATTACCATCTTAGTTCTTACTCAAATACTACACATTGCCGTAGCAAACGTCTCTACGGCAGTAGTAACTTTGATCCCAATTTTTATAGGGTTAGCGACTCAAGCCGGAGCAGATGCTGTTCTTATTTGTTTGACAGCCTCACTAGCATGCTTGCACGGATATATTTTGGTTGTTGAAGCTACTCCAAATATAATTGTCCATAGTTCGGGGAGAATTCAACAAAAGGAGTTTTTTATACCAGGAGTAAAATTAACAATTTGGATGAGCATCATAACACTCGTAACTGCTGTTACTTGGTGGAACTGGGTGGGATTATTATAA
- a CDS encoding NAD(P)-dependent oxidoreductase has product MNAMVNIGFIGIGKMGRLMSENLLNSGYKLSIYDKNLDSMNQLKEKGAIIASSVHEIGTRNDIIFTMLPDSHSVESVLDGEHGLFHSMKQGGMIVDMSSSYVFSTKQLAKRASALRLTLVDAPVSGGIKGAKEGTLTIMVGANQEDFLKVLPYLKAVGKVINLVGDTGSGHALKAINNFLSATSLYATSEAMILAKKLGIDLEIALDTINKSSGQSFSTHYKYPAFILPRSFDSGFSLDLLLKDVKMVSSIAKDTKIPVLLAAIVEQIYEAASRTGEKNQDHTEVIKFLERISNFSLQEVDELQHNNHT; this is encoded by the coding sequence ATGAATGCAATGGTTAATATTGGCTTTATCGGGATCGGGAAAATGGGTCGATTGATGTCAGAGAATTTATTGAATAGTGGATACAAACTTTCTATTTATGATAAAAATTTAGATTCGATGAATCAATTAAAAGAAAAAGGGGCGATTATTGCGTCTTCCGTTCACGAGATAGGTACAAGAAATGACATCATTTTCACTATGCTGCCAGATTCACATTCAGTAGAATCAGTATTGGATGGTGAACATGGTTTATTCCATTCTATGAAGCAAGGTGGAATGATTGTGGATATGAGCAGTTCTTATGTTTTTTCTACAAAACAACTGGCAAAGAGAGCATCTGCATTAAGATTAACGTTGGTAGACGCACCAGTTTCCGGTGGTATAAAAGGTGCTAAAGAGGGGACTCTGACAATTATGGTCGGAGCAAATCAAGAAGATTTTTTGAAAGTGCTCCCCTATTTAAAAGCCGTGGGAAAAGTAATCAATCTGGTGGGAGATACAGGATCAGGTCATGCTCTGAAAGCTATCAATAACTTTCTTTCAGCAACTTCCCTATATGCCACAAGTGAAGCAATGATATTAGCTAAAAAGCTAGGAATTGATTTAGAAATTGCTTTAGATACCATAAATAAAAGCTCTGGTCAAAGTTTTTCGACACATTATAAATACCCAGCGTTTATATTACCGCGTAGTTTTGATTCGGGTTTCTCACTTGATTTACTTCTAAAAGATGTAAAAATGGTATCTTCAATTGCAAAGGATACTAAAATACCAGTTTTGTTAGCTGCGATAGTTGAACAAATTTATGAAGCAGCAAGTAGAACAGGAGAAAAAAATCAGGATCATACGGAGGTTATTAAATTTTTGGAGAGAATTTCAAATTTCAGTTTACAAGAGGTTGATGAGTTGCAGCATAATAATCATACCTAA
- a CDS encoding MFS transporter, with protein sequence MKNYRYFIMGMIVFMTVINYVDRGALSYAQQEMIKEFGFDAISWGAVLGFFGYGYLFGSFFGGLLADLKGPKFVWIVAGTAWSIFELATAFAGEIGMMLFGGSALAGFAVFRILFGLAEGPTFSTINRTNANWAATKERGFSASLGLLGSPLGALLTAPIAVGLLSITNWRMMFIILGAIGLLWVITWSKVFTNLPEDNPRVSKEELALIRSKADLLPNEKLVEGGSSSTKKWYHFFKNPTLVFNAFGYFALQYITFLLLTWTPKYLQDVYDFELSSLWYLGMIPWVGACFTVILGGKLSDYLRRKTGNLRIARSGLAVVSLFLTAVCFLLIPTADSIVGVMFWMSIGNAFNFLPNSVYWSVILDTEPNLAGTFGGISHFICNLATIIAPTLTGFLVIKYGYPSMFTAAVVATLIGMVAMMFVKPGNSVINNKQKGDIASGSNL encoded by the coding sequence ATGAAAAATTACCGCTACTTTATCATGGGGATGATTGTTTTTATGACCGTGATTAATTATGTTGACCGCGGGGCCCTTTCTTATGCTCAGCAGGAAATGATTAAAGAATTTGGTTTTGATGCCATTTCATGGGGAGCGGTACTTGGTTTTTTTGGTTATGGCTATCTGTTTGGTTCTTTTTTCGGCGGTTTGTTAGCTGATCTCAAAGGACCCAAGTTTGTATGGATAGTTGCAGGAACAGCATGGTCGATTTTTGAATTGGCCACTGCCTTTGCAGGCGAAATTGGTATGATGCTTTTTGGGGGTTCGGCTTTAGCAGGGTTCGCTGTATTTCGTATATTATTCGGTTTGGCAGAGGGACCGACATTTTCTACGATTAATCGAACAAATGCCAATTGGGCAGCAACGAAAGAGCGAGGTTTTTCAGCATCTTTGGGGCTATTGGGAAGCCCTTTGGGTGCATTGTTGACAGCACCAATAGCTGTTGGTTTATTATCCATCACAAATTGGAGGATGATGTTTATCATTCTGGGTGCAATAGGACTTCTTTGGGTTATAACCTGGTCAAAAGTTTTTACAAACCTACCGGAAGATAATCCAAGGGTTTCCAAAGAAGAATTGGCTCTTATCCGCTCAAAAGCAGACCTTCTTCCTAATGAAAAATTGGTAGAGGGGGGTTCTTCTAGCACAAAAAAATGGTACCACTTTTTCAAAAATCCAACCTTAGTCTTTAATGCGTTTGGCTATTTTGCTTTACAATACATTACCTTCCTTCTTTTAACATGGACTCCTAAATATCTTCAGGATGTTTATGACTTTGAACTTTCTTCACTCTGGTATTTAGGGATGATCCCTTGGGTCGGTGCCTGTTTTACCGTAATCTTAGGAGGAAAGCTTTCAGATTACTTGAGAAGAAAAACAGGAAATTTACGAATTGCCCGTTCTGGTTTGGCGGTCGTTTCGCTATTCCTAACTGCTGTTTGCTTCCTGTTAATACCAACGGCCGACAGCATCGTCGGTGTAATGTTTTGGATGAGCATTGGTAATGCTTTCAATTTTTTACCTAATTCGGTTTATTGGTCTGTCATTCTTGATACTGAACCAAACCTCGCTGGTACATTTGGGGGAATCTCACACTTCATTTGTAATCTAGCTACCATTATTGCTCCTACATTAACAGGTTTTTTGGTTATCAAATATGGTTATCCTTCGATGTTTACCGCAGCTGTTGTTGCAACACTTATCGGAATGGTCGCTATGATGTTCGTAAAGCCAGGGAACTCAGTTATTAATAACAAGCAGAAAGGGGATATCGCTAGTGGAAGCAACTTATAA
- a CDS encoding tripartite tricarboxylate transporter permease, translating into MDAVGMLISGFTEALTPINLMMAVIGVLVGTLVGMLPGLGPTSAIAILLPLTTVLGPVEGIIMLAGIYYGAMYGGSTTAILLNIPGEVSSVPTCLDGYPLAKQGRGGPALGIAAISSFVAGVLGVIGLVFFAPILANQALKFGPPEYFALMILALTVIINLAGNSIIKGLIMGLFGYMLSMVGMGPTGGQPRFDFGIDALSAGFDMISIIIGLFAITEVIKGMEEKQTAISVGKIGSVYPSKSDLRKSSKAMIRGGFIGFIMGILPGCSTAVTTFLSYDIEKKMSKNPEKFGKGAIEGVAAPEAANNATSSAGFIPLFALGIPSSPPLAILLAGLMIYGLQPGPVLFEQSGSFVWTVIASMFIGNIMLLALNLPLVGLWAKLTQIPYGVIAPIILILSFIGAYTVRNNLFDVFVALIFGVLGYFLHKYRWPVVPLILCFILGPMLEQSFVQSLSMSKGEFSIFIDRPISLTILLASLVLFVISIILIKRTKTRVKEVVGTDLDISE; encoded by the coding sequence ATGGATGCAGTGGGTATGCTTATATCCGGTTTTACAGAAGCTTTAACGCCAATTAACCTAATGATGGCTGTAATAGGTGTTTTGGTAGGAACATTAGTTGGCATGTTACCAGGACTCGGACCTACATCCGCAATTGCCATTTTGTTGCCGTTAACAACTGTACTTGGCCCTGTTGAAGGGATCATTATGTTGGCTGGCATTTACTATGGTGCCATGTATGGTGGTTCTACAACAGCAATTTTGCTTAATATTCCAGGAGAGGTTTCATCTGTTCCCACCTGTCTAGATGGTTACCCGCTTGCTAAACAGGGAAGGGGAGGGCCGGCGCTTGGCATCGCAGCGATATCATCTTTTGTTGCAGGAGTTTTAGGGGTAATTGGTCTCGTATTTTTTGCTCCGATCCTTGCTAATCAAGCGCTGAAATTTGGTCCTCCGGAATACTTCGCCCTGATGATATTAGCTCTAACTGTCATTATTAATTTGGCAGGTAATTCAATAATTAAGGGCTTAATTATGGGCCTTTTCGGTTATATGCTATCGATGGTGGGAATGGGTCCTACAGGAGGACAACCTCGATTTGATTTTGGTATTGATGCTCTTTCTGCAGGATTTGACATGATCAGCATTATTATAGGGTTGTTTGCTATTACAGAAGTTATAAAGGGAATGGAAGAAAAACAAACAGCAATTTCTGTAGGTAAGATTGGAAGTGTATATCCAAGCAAATCAGATTTACGGAAGAGTTCCAAAGCGATGATCCGTGGTGGGTTCATAGGATTTATAATGGGAATTTTACCTGGTTGCTCAACTGCAGTTACAACGTTTTTATCCTATGACATTGAAAAGAAGATGTCCAAAAATCCTGAAAAGTTTGGTAAAGGGGCAATTGAAGGAGTTGCAGCACCAGAAGCAGCAAACAACGCAACAAGTTCCGCTGGTTTTATTCCATTGTTTGCACTCGGGATTCCGAGTTCGCCGCCTTTGGCAATTCTTCTCGCTGGCCTAATGATTTATGGTCTTCAGCCTGGACCAGTCCTGTTTGAGCAAAGCGGTAGTTTTGTTTGGACCGTTATTGCCAGTATGTTTATTGGAAACATCATGTTATTAGCGTTAAACTTGCCATTGGTTGGTTTGTGGGCGAAGTTGACTCAAATTCCATACGGGGTGATTGCACCTATTATTCTGATTCTTAGCTTTATTGGTGCCTACACGGTTCGAAACAATCTATTCGATGTATTCGTTGCATTGATATTTGGTGTGCTAGGATATTTTTTACACAAATATCGTTGGCCTGTAGTTCCGCTCATTTTATGCTTTATCCTCGGGCCAATGTTAGAACAATCCTTTGTTCAATCATTATCTATGTCAAAAGGAGAGTTCTCCATTTTTATAGACCGTCCAATTTCATTGACTATTCTCTTGGCTTCTCTGGTGTTGTTTGTTATTTCTATCATTTTAATAAAACGCACGAAAACACGAGTTAAAGAAGTGGTGGGTACAGATCTTGATATTTCTGAATAA
- a CDS encoding amino acid synthesis family protein, which translates to MYTVLEETFIEGYKKVEIPVRVAVVAAVIRNPYAGKYVEDLQPLIDTYSANLGQLLPTKALEALGITGEECEAYGKAALVGIDGEIEHGSAIIHTMIFGNEIRKICGDAKTLLPSAEKRGTAGASIDLAIKHKMDPKVRSHHMSFEFRIPDAPRADEILVAVAVTSSGRAHPRIGSLHSELAAQGEDQD; encoded by the coding sequence TTGTATACAGTGTTAGAGGAAACATTTATTGAGGGTTATAAGAAAGTTGAGATACCTGTAAGGGTTGCTGTTGTGGCGGCAGTTATTAGAAATCCATATGCAGGTAAATATGTAGAGGATCTTCAGCCTTTAATCGATACTTATTCTGCTAATTTAGGGCAACTATTACCTACAAAGGCACTTGAGGCACTGGGGATAACAGGCGAAGAATGTGAGGCTTATGGAAAGGCCGCACTCGTTGGGATTGATGGAGAAATTGAACATGGTTCCGCAATTATCCACACGATGATATTTGGCAACGAAATCCGAAAAATCTGTGGCGATGCGAAGACATTGTTGCCTTCAGCTGAAAAAAGGGGTACTGCAGGTGCGTCTATCGATTTAGCGATCAAACACAAAATGGATCCAAAGGTCCGCTCTCATCATATGAGTTTTGAATTTAGAATTCCTGATGCACCTAGAGCAGATGAAATTCTTGTTGCTGTAGCCGTTACTTCTAGCGGCAGAGCACACCCAAGAATTGGATCCCTGCATTCAGAATTAGCGGCACAAGGTGAAGACCAGGATTAA
- a CDS encoding CoA ester lyase → MNIKRSYLFVPANSRMIEKALSSEADCVILDLEDAVAINEKKTAREMAVVALQNSRSQKDVYIRINEITTPLWREDLEAAVDAGSKGIIVPKAESAGNMKIICNAALEHFDKKNKKSKHFEVLPLIETARGVHFAYNIATSHYLISRLVFGSLDYSLDIDCQLTDHGDELLYARSQIVNASKAAGVGSPVDSAYPDLGNDQGLNSETLRSRKLGFRSKLAIHPKQLEPIHHVLTPSQKEVEEAMYIVNAFELAEQKGSASISIGTKFVDYPVYKKAKTILQYASL, encoded by the coding sequence TTGAATATAAAACGGTCCTATTTGTTCGTTCCTGCCAATTCAAGAATGATTGAGAAAGCTCTTAGCAGTGAAGCTGATTGTGTCATTCTTGATTTAGAAGATGCAGTAGCCATTAATGAAAAGAAGACAGCAAGGGAAATGGCAGTAGTTGCTCTGCAAAACAGCCGTTCTCAAAAGGATGTTTATATAAGGATCAATGAGATTACCACCCCGCTATGGAGAGAAGATTTAGAGGCCGCTGTAGATGCTGGTTCAAAAGGAATAATCGTACCAAAGGCGGAAAGTGCTGGTAACATGAAGATAATTTGCAATGCAGCACTTGAACACTTCGATAAGAAAAATAAAAAAAGCAAACATTTCGAGGTTCTGCCTCTAATTGAAACGGCAAGAGGGGTACATTTTGCTTATAATATTGCAACTTCACATTACCTTATTTCACGCCTAGTCTTTGGTTCTCTTGATTATTCCCTCGATATAGATTGTCAGTTAACAGATCATGGAGATGAACTACTGTATGCTAGGTCACAGATCGTAAATGCTTCAAAGGCGGCAGGTGTTGGGAGTCCGGTGGACTCAGCTTATCCAGACCTTGGGAATGATCAAGGATTGAATAGTGAGACATTGAGATCAAGGAAGCTAGGATTTAGGTCAAAATTAGCTATTCATCCAAAACAATTGGAGCCCATTCATCATGTTCTTACACCAAGCCAGAAAGAGGTTGAAGAGGCAATGTATATTGTGAATGCTTTTGAACTGGCTGAACAAAAAGGGAGTGCATCCATTTCAATTGGAACAAAATTTGTGGACTATCCTGTTTATAAAAAAGCAAAGACAATTTTGCAATATGCCAGCTTATAA
- a CDS encoding tripartite tricarboxylate transporter TctB family protein: MLARNMLADRIGGIICIIVGGIALSEAVRLYPMRTGPLIGDHTMPGVIGGLMILFGLLIFIVKGEIFKTEYPNSKTMRRMLLTLCLLFIYWFLLGILGYTITTLLVSTGLFKVIGNYSIIKSLIFGILLTLVLYLLFIFWLGMPFPTGIFNI, encoded by the coding sequence ATGTTAGCAAGAAATATGCTGGCCGACCGTATCGGAGGAATTATATGTATTATTGTTGGTGGAATCGCGCTATCGGAAGCTGTGCGTTTGTACCCAATGCGGACGGGTCCGTTAATAGGAGACCATACGATGCCGGGGGTTATAGGCGGGTTAATGATCTTGTTCGGTTTATTAATTTTCATTGTTAAGGGAGAAATTTTTAAGACTGAATACCCCAACAGTAAAACAATGAGAAGAATGCTTCTCACACTATGTTTGTTATTCATCTATTGGTTTTTACTTGGTATTTTAGGTTATACCATTACTACCTTGTTAGTATCCACAGGTTTATTTAAAGTTATTGGCAACTACAGCATAATCAAATCTCTTATTTTTGGAATTTTGTTAACATTGGTTCTTTATTTACTATTTATTTTTTGGCTCGGTATGCCGTTCCCAACTGGAATTTTTAATATTTAA
- a CDS encoding tripartite tricarboxylate transporter substrate binding protein, translated as MKKKELFGLLSGVMALSIALSGCTSNAASGDQKKVSEYPTKQIEVIVPFAAGGGTDLSARAMSEYLSEEWGKSVVVINKPGAGGATGTQEVLKQGSKDGHTVLVQSVSAVSALYAGNTHLPFSMKDQKFLAKMTGDPLAYVVSADSPFQNINDLNEWVKKNPDKFTFASNGPTAIGTFGTIQWMDSIGADFSKDSLVATNGSGDALPKVAGGHITLAVQGVSEVSNLTKAGKLKILGIEAPERSPFFPDVPTMKEQGVNNIDVTLWYGVTAPSGTPDYVVKKWESTINKMIKDPKFLKKLDSINVRPNYANAADFTKSVKEETKDYTKIAKEKGLVK; from the coding sequence ATGAAGAAAAAAGAATTATTTGGTTTACTTTCTGGTGTGATGGCATTGAGTATCGCTTTATCAGGCTGTACTTCAAATGCGGCTTCAGGCGATCAAAAAAAAGTGTCTGAATATCCGACAAAACAAATTGAGGTAATCGTACCATTTGCAGCCGGAGGTGGGACTGACCTTTCTGCCAGAGCAATGAGTGAATATTTAAGTGAAGAGTGGGGTAAGTCAGTAGTAGTCATAAATAAACCAGGTGCTGGCGGTGCAACAGGAACTCAAGAGGTTCTTAAGCAAGGTTCTAAAGACGGACATACCGTATTGGTTCAGAGTGTTTCTGCTGTATCAGCACTTTACGCAGGTAATACACATTTACCTTTTAGTATGAAAGACCAAAAGTTTCTAGCCAAAATGACAGGCGACCCTCTTGCATATGTTGTAAGTGCAGATTCTCCCTTCCAGAATATAAATGATTTAAATGAGTGGGTAAAGAAAAATCCAGATAAGTTTACATTTGCTAGCAATGGTCCCACGGCTATAGGGACTTTCGGTACGATCCAGTGGATGGATAGTATTGGTGCTGATTTCTCAAAAGATAGTCTTGTTGCGACCAATGGTTCAGGTGACGCACTTCCAAAGGTGGCAGGTGGACATATTACACTTGCCGTACAAGGGGTAAGTGAGGTATCCAATTTAACGAAAGCAGGCAAGTTGAAAATATTAGGTATTGAAGCACCTGAGAGAAGCCCGTTCTTCCCTGATGTTCCTACCATGAAAGAACAAGGTGTTAATAATATAGATGTTACGTTATGGTACGGCGTAACCGCACCTTCTGGAACTCCTGATTATGTAGTGAAAAAGTGGGAATCTACAATTAACAAAATGATAAAAGACCCTAAATTTCTCAAAAAATTAGACAGCATTAATGTTCGCCCTAATTATGCAAATGCTGCTGATTTTACCAAATCAGTAAAAGAAGAAACAAAAGATTATACGAAAATTGCAAAGGAAAAAGGATTAGTTAAATAG